From a region of the Zonotrichia albicollis isolate bZonAlb1 chromosome 5, bZonAlb1.hap1, whole genome shotgun sequence genome:
- the GUCY1B1 gene encoding guanylate cyclase soluble subunit beta-1, which yields MYGFVNHALELLVIRNYGPAVWEDIKKEAQLDEEGQFLVRIIYDDSKTYDLVAAASKVLNLNAGEILQMFGKMFFVFCQESGYDTILRVLGSNVREFLQNLDALHDHLATIYPGMRAPSFRCTDAEKGKGLILHYYSEREGLQDIVIGIIKTVAQQIHGTEIDMKVIQQRNEECDHIQFLIEEKESKEEDYYEDLDRFEENGTQESRISPYTFCKAFPFHIIFDRDLVVTQCGNAIYRVLPQLQPGNCSLLSVFSLVRPHIDISFHGILSHINTVFVLRTKEGLLDVEKLECEDELTGTEISCLRLKGQMIYLPEADSILFLCSPSVMNLDDLTRRGLYLSDIPLHDATRDLVLLGEQFREEYKLTQELEILTDRLQHTLRALEDEKKKTDTLLYSVLPPSVANELRHKRPVPAKRYDNVTILFSGIVGFNAFCSKHASGEGAMKIVNLLNDLYTRFDILTDSRRNPFVYKVETVGDKYMTVSGLPEPCMHHARSICHLALDMMEIAGQVQVDGEPVQITIGIHTGEVVTGVIGQRMPRYCLFGNTVNLTSRTETTGEKGKINVSEYTYRCLMTPENSDPQFHLEYRGPVSMKGKKEPMQVWFLSRKSTETEETKQDAF from the exons gaaggaggCGCAGCTGGATGAAGAGGGACAGTTTCTGGTCAGAATAATTTACGATGATTCCAAAACCTATGACCTTGTTGCAGCTGCAAGCAAGGTCCTTA ATTTAAATGCTGGGGAAATTCTTCAAATGTTTGGGAAgatgttttttgtgttttgtcaaGAATCTGGTTATGATACAATTCTACGTGTCTTGGGCTCAAATGTCAGAGAGTTTTTGCAG AACCTGGATGCTCTGCATGACCACCTTGCTACAATTTACCCGGGTATGCGAGCCCCTTCCTTCAGATGCACGGATGCAGAGAAGGGGAAGGGACTCATTCTGCATTACTATTCTGAAAGAGAAGGTCTGCAGGATATTGTCATTGGCATCATCAAAACAGTAGCTCAACAGATCCATGGTACAGAAATAGACATGAAG GTTATTCAACAGAGAAATGAGGAGTGTGACCACATTCAATTTTTAATTGAAGAAAAAGAGTCTAAAGAAGAGGACTACTATGAGGACCTTGACAGATTTGAGGAAAACGGTACCCAAGAGTCTCGCATCAGTCCCTACACTTTCTGCAAGGCATTTCCTTTCCACATCATATTTGACAGAGATCTGGTGGTCACACAGTGTGGCAATGCTATATACAGAGTCCTTCCACAG CTGCAGCCAGGAAATTGCAGTCTGCTGTCAGTTTTCTCCTTGGTCCGGCCTCATATTGATATTAGCTTCCATGGGATCCTCTCCCATATCAATACAGTCTTCGTACTGAGGACTAAG GAGGGGCTGTTGGATGTGGAAAAGTTGGAGTGCGAAGATGAACTGACTGGCACAGAAATCAGCTGCCTACGCCTGAAAGGGCAAATGATCTACTTGCCTGAAGCAGACAGCATTCTCTTTCTTTGTTCACCAAG TGTGATGAACTTGGATGATTTAACGAGGAGAGGTTTATATCTGAGTGATATCCCACTACATGATGCCACCCGTGATCTGGTTCTTTTGGGAGAGCAGTTCCGAGAGGAATACAAACTGACCCAGGAGCTTGAGATCCTCACTGACCGACTGCAGCACACTCTGCGTGCACTGGaggatgaaaagaaaaagacagacAC GTTGCTGTACTCTGTTCTGCCACCCTCAGTGGCAAATGAGCTGAGGCACAAACGCCCTGTGCCAGCCAAGCGCTATGACAACGTCACCATTCTCTTCAGTGGCATTGTGGGCTTCAATGCCTTTTGTAGCAAGCATGCCTCTGGAGAGGGAGCCATGAAAATTGTCAATCTTTTAAATGATCTTTACACAAGATTTGATATTCTGACTGATTCACGAAGGAATCCATTTGTTTATAAG GTGGAAACAGTCGGGGACAAGTATATGACAGTGAGTGGTCTACCAGAGCCCTGCATGCACCATGCACGATCTATCTGCCACCTTGCTTTGGATATGATGGAAATTGCAGGCCAAGTTCAAGTAGATGGTGAGCCTGTACAG ATAACCATAGGAATCCATACTGGTGAGGTAGTCACAGGTGTCATAGGTCAAAGGATGCCACGGTACTGTCTCTTTGGAAATACAGTCAATCTTACAAGCAGAACAGAAACTactggagaaaagggaaagatcAATGTCTCTGAATATACTTACAG GTGTCTTATGACACCAGAAAATTCAGATCCTCAGTTCCACCTGGAGTACAGAGGTCCAGTTTCTATGAAGGGCAAAAAAGAACCAATGCAGGTTTGGTTTTTGTCCAGAAAGAGTACAGAGACAGAG gaaacaaagcaagatGCTTTCTGA